From a single Micromonospora carbonacea genomic region:
- a CDS encoding alkaline phosphatase PhoX, with protein MGAGVALSGTIDALFTAAPALAGHGGGYGALVSDPAGLLDLPRGFRYRVLSRERGTAPAGVAPSSFDGMAAFAGPGRDVRLVRNHENRVGAFAPVVAPAELTYDPVAVGGTTTLVVGPRGVAEQISLGGTSTNCAGGVTPWRTWLTCEETEIRRGEDGHEKDHGFIFEVDPWRTDRNVDPTPLTAMGRFAHEAICVDPRTGVVYETEDAYGEKFGCFYRFLPRRPLGGHGSLRAGGRLQVMRVPGVADLSTVGEPGAVFGGVEWLDVPDPLATSVPVRLQDYGPGGVTHAQKLEGAWWGADGAAYFVSSFAVREHGSQADHQGQVWRYVPAANTLTLVVVFRSTDPEADLYKTPDNICMTPAGGLMLCQDGDGDSYLMGTTVDGEPYLFARNRQNLGTESAPSYGEFAGACFADDRRTMYVNCYAPGTTFEITGPFRR; from the coding sequence ATGGGCGCGGGTGTCGCGCTCTCGGGCACAATTGACGCGCTCTTCACGGCGGCTCCCGCGCTCGCGGGCCACGGGGGCGGATACGGCGCGCTCGTGTCCGACCCGGCCGGGCTGCTGGACCTGCCCCGCGGATTCCGTTACCGGGTCCTCTCCCGGGAGCGTGGCACCGCGCCGGCCGGCGTCGCGCCCAGCAGTTTCGACGGCATGGCCGCGTTCGCCGGCCCCGGCCGGGACGTCCGGCTCGTCCGCAACCACGAGAACCGGGTGGGCGCTTTCGCGCCGGTGGTCGCGCCCGCCGAGCTGACCTACGACCCCGTCGCCGTCGGCGGGACCACGACGCTGGTCGTCGGGCCCCGCGGGGTGGCCGAACAGATCAGCCTGGGTGGCACCTCCACCAACTGCGCGGGCGGGGTGACCCCCTGGCGGACGTGGCTGACCTGTGAGGAGACGGAGATCCGCCGGGGCGAGGACGGCCATGAGAAGGACCACGGCTTCATCTTCGAGGTCGACCCGTGGCGCACCGACCGCAACGTGGACCCGACGCCACTCACGGCCATGGGCCGCTTCGCGCACGAGGCGATCTGCGTCGACCCCCGCACCGGCGTCGTGTACGAGACCGAGGACGCCTACGGCGAGAAGTTCGGCTGCTTCTACCGCTTCCTGCCCCGCCGGCCGCTCGGCGGCCACGGCAGCCTGCGGGCCGGCGGGCGGCTCCAGGTGATGCGGGTGCCCGGCGTCGCCGACCTGTCCACCGTTGGAGAGCCCGGGGCCGTCTTCGGCGGCGTCGAGTGGCTCGACGTGCCGGACCCCCTCGCCACGAGCGTGCCCGTGCGATTGCAGGACTACGGCCCCGGCGGCGTGACCCACGCGCAGAAGCTGGAGGGCGCGTGGTGGGGCGCCGACGGCGCGGCCTACTTCGTCTCCTCCTTCGCGGTGCGCGAGCACGGCTCCCAGGCCGACCACCAGGGCCAGGTGTGGCGGTACGTTCCGGCGGCCAACACGCTGACGCTGGTCGTCGTGTTCCGCAGCACCGACCCGGAGGCGGACCTCTACAAGACGCCCGACAACATCTGCATGACCCCGGCCGGCGGCCTGATGCTCTGCCAGGACGGCGACGGGGACAGCTACCTGATGGGCACCACGGTCGACGGCGAGCCGTACCTGTTCGCCCGCAACCGGCAGAACCTCGGCACCGAGTCCGCGCCGTCGTACGGCGAGTTCGCCGGGGCCTGCTTCGCCGACGACCGGCGGACCATGTACGTCAACTGCTACGCCCCCGGCACGACGTTCGAGATCACCGGCCCCTTCCGCAGGTAG
- a CDS encoding class I adenylate-forming enzyme family protein, with protein MLNELAAVLRRHPDRPAVLAAGPTGRTRTRATRGELAALADGYAAALHHHGLAAGDTLGVAVRPGPLALSVLLAAHRLGLRVAVLDPSAGPDVLTARLALARPALVVADAAAQAVAGWARPLADRARLALPRLAELGPVRTVGRRLPGCAPALRPRPGPAPDRGGPDDDAVIIFTSGTTSRPRAVVHRRAGLDAGMRAVADLVRPRAGAPVLGGTFFVLVPALASGAPVALPARSPRVLARQVARLRPQASYLTPPQLRALLAQRPRLSGRFYSGSAPVSATLLNRARRAGAEQAWGVYALTELFPAAAVEATEKAAFTGDGDLVGAPLPGVDARVGPDGRLLLAGPGQAHRYLGEPPHDLVDTGDVARLDGDRIVLAGRSKDMILRGAENIYPGLYEPALHVPGVNLAVLVGVPADDGDERLVAVVEPEPGVDPGRLRGALDPVLARMGAARPDALLIAPVPTSGRSRKPDRAATAALAAAATGRPVPSPRRGGRG; from the coding sequence ATGCTCAACGAACTGGCCGCCGTGCTGCGCCGCCACCCCGACCGGCCCGCCGTGCTCGCCGCCGGCCCCACCGGCCGCACCCGCACCCGGGCCACCCGGGGCGAGCTGGCCGCCCTCGCCGACGGGTACGCCGCCGCCCTGCACCACCACGGCCTCGCCGCCGGGGACACCCTCGGGGTGGCGGTGCGCCCCGGCCCCCTGGCACTGTCGGTGCTGCTCGCCGCGCACCGGCTCGGGCTGCGGGTGGCGGTGCTCGACCCCAGCGCCGGCCCGGACGTGCTCACCGCGCGCCTGGCCCTGGCCCGCCCGGCCCTGGTCGTCGCCGACGCGGCGGCGCAGGCCGTCGCCGGGTGGGCGCGCCCGCTGGCCGACCGGGCGCGGCTGGCCCTGCCCCGGCTGGCCGAGCTGGGGCCGGTGCGTACGGTCGGCCGCCGGCTGCCCGGCTGCGCCCCGGCGCTGCGCCCCCGCCCCGGCCCGGCCCCCGACCGGGGCGGACCCGACGACGACGCGGTGATCATCTTCACCTCGGGCACGACCAGCCGGCCCCGGGCGGTCGTGCACCGCCGTGCCGGCCTGGACGCCGGGATGCGCGCCGTCGCCGACCTGGTCCGCCCGCGCGCGGGCGCGCCGGTACTCGGCGGCACGTTCTTCGTCCTCGTCCCGGCCCTGGCCAGCGGCGCGCCGGTGGCCCTGCCGGCCCGCTCGCCCCGGGTCCTGGCCCGGCAGGTGGCCCGGCTGCGCCCGCAGGCCAGCTACCTCACCCCGCCGCAGCTGCGCGCCCTGCTGGCGCAGCGGCCCCGGCTGTCCGGCCGGTTCTACAGCGGCTCCGCGCCGGTCAGCGCCACCCTGCTCAACCGGGCCCGCCGGGCCGGCGCCGAGCAGGCGTGGGGGGTGTACGCGCTCACCGAGCTCTTCCCGGCCGCCGCCGTCGAGGCGACCGAGAAGGCCGCCTTCACCGGCGACGGCGACCTCGTCGGCGCGCCCCTGCCCGGGGTGGACGCCCGGGTCGGGCCCGACGGGCGGCTGCTGCTCGCCGGGCCGGGGCAGGCGCACCGCTATCTCGGCGAGCCGCCGCACGACCTGGTCGACACCGGCGACGTCGCCCGGCTCGACGGCGACCGCATCGTCCTCGCCGGCCGCAGCAAGGACATGATCCTGCGCGGCGCGGAGAACATCTACCCCGGCCTGTACGAGCCGGCCCTGCACGTGCCCGGGGTCAACCTGGCGGTGCTCGTCGGCGTGCCCGCCGACGACGGCGACGAACGGCTCGTCGCCGTCGTCGAGCCGGAGCCCGGCGTCGACCCCGGCCGGCTGCGCGGGGCCCTCGACCCGGTGCTCGCGCGGATGGGCGCCGCCCGCCCCGACGCGCTGCTCATCGCCCCGGTGCCGACGAGCGGACGGTCCCGCAAGCCCGATCGGGCCGCCACGGCCGCCCTGGCCGCCGCCGCGACGGGCCGGCCCGTCCCGAGCCCGCGGCGGGGCGGCCGTGGCTGA
- a CDS encoding endonuclease/exonuclease/phosphatase family protein, translating into MPLRVVTYNIWGVGTPHRYWRDRAVLRGARAGSPALAEADEPRVWRRRAALLTRALADADADLVALQEVPAPAGSGGGRARELADALPGRWEVAHSEPGPTPGLAVLSRGPVDSCRVFPVPGFGGFGGHPDVLEVSTPAVTVWVTHLPVGPDEAKEACLRGLEAAAAAAPPERPLLVCGDLNCPADGALMGRLRDRGALVDAWAAAGGPPAALTMPVPTPTWRLDHVLVRATDPVRATRPALLGTACDDSGQYPSDHFGVALSLDLGAPAPGPSDLASH; encoded by the coding sequence ATGCCGCTGCGCGTCGTCACGTACAACATCTGGGGCGTCGGGACGCCCCACCGGTACTGGCGCGACCGGGCCGTCCTGCGCGGGGCCCGGGCGGGCAGCCCGGCCCTCGCGGAGGCCGACGAGCCCCGGGTGTGGCGGCGGCGGGCCGCGCTGTTGACCCGGGCGCTGGCCGACGCCGACGCCGACCTGGTCGCCCTCCAGGAGGTGCCCGCGCCGGCCGGGTCGGGCGGCGGGCGGGCGCGGGAGCTGGCCGACGCGCTGCCCGGGCGGTGGGAGGTGGCCCACTCCGAACCCGGTCCGACGCCCGGCCTGGCCGTGCTCAGCCGCGGGCCCGTCGACTCGTGCCGGGTCTTCCCCGTGCCCGGCTTCGGCGGCTTCGGCGGGCACCCGGACGTGCTGGAGGTGTCGACGCCCGCCGTCACGGTCTGGGTGACGCACCTGCCGGTCGGGCCCGACGAGGCGAAGGAGGCGTGCCTGCGGGGCCTGGAGGCGGCGGCCGCCGCGGCCCCGCCGGAGCGCCCGCTGCTGGTCTGCGGCGACCTGAACTGCCCGGCGGACGGCGCGCTGATGGGCCGGCTGCGCGACCGGGGCGCGCTGGTCGACGCCTGGGCGGCCGCAGGCGGCCCACCGGCCGCGCTGACCATGCCCGTGCCGACGCCGACCTGGCGGCTCGACCACGTCCTCGTGCGGGCCACCGACCCGGTCCGCGCGACCCGCCCGGCGCTGCTCGGCACCGCCTGCGACGACAGCGGCCAGTATCCCTCGGACCATTTCGGGGTGGCGCTGTCGCTCGACCTCGGCGCGCCCGCGCCGGGTCCTTCCGATCTCGCCTCGCATTGA
- a CDS encoding putative bifunctional diguanylate cyclase/phosphodiesterase — MTLAAVAADVSCTALLVLAPDGRCLWSNVAAGRLGVRPDELPLARVEPGGPAVEVPWPAAEQATRWLQVCCHGVDSDGEPLRVYEVRDVSAERRERERGRNHRWRLARIEQLAKVGTWEWHVATGEVVWSDVLLQMFGLPPGTTLDYPSYRQLVHPDDIGLIERTLESALATASPFAYTHRMYLPDRATIRVFECYGEVVTDATGAPERVLGTAHDITAMRRAQDELTRLAERDPLTDLPNRRALLARLDHLLASGDGRSGALLLIDIDNFKDINDVHGHAVGDDVLRVLARLLVRHLPAGTLLGRLGGDEFAVVLPEATAGGALAVAEGLCNAVVRSPVPLVDAGLRVTLSIGAASLAPGDTRDVALAHADLALYEAKNAGRNRARLYLPEQYRHAVQRVNVVARVRNALDERRMRLDAQPIIDLLTGEVVSHELLIRLRDGREPELAPGDFLPTVERDDLIRELDRWVVATATAALADPAAAAAGTRFDVNISARSLESPGFGDWVVGRLRAAGVEARRLGLEVTETAAITNVAAVRNLAGTLRDAGCRLSLDDFGAGFGSFAYLKHLPFSTVKIAGDFVRQADRGGADPVLIDAVVRAAHGLGMRTVAESVDRDALVPALRRLGVDAGQGYHLGRPVPLDVLLNREPDDRPAVVDAPSRRPDH; from the coding sequence ATGACTCTTGCGGCGGTCGCGGCCGACGTCTCCTGCACGGCCCTGCTGGTGCTCGCCCCCGACGGCCGTTGCCTCTGGTCGAACGTGGCCGCCGGCCGGCTCGGGGTGCGGCCGGACGAGCTGCCGCTGGCGCGGGTGGAGCCGGGCGGCCCGGCCGTCGAGGTCCCCTGGCCCGCCGCCGAGCAGGCGACCCGGTGGTTGCAGGTGTGCTGCCACGGCGTCGACTCCGACGGCGAACCCCTGCGCGTGTACGAGGTGCGCGACGTCAGCGCCGAACGCCGCGAACGCGAGCGGGGCCGCAACCACCGGTGGCGCCTGGCCCGCATCGAGCAGCTCGCCAAGGTCGGCACCTGGGAGTGGCACGTGGCGACCGGCGAGGTCGTCTGGTCCGACGTGCTGCTGCAGATGTTCGGCCTGCCGCCGGGCACCACGTTGGACTATCCGTCCTACCGCCAGCTCGTGCACCCCGACGACATCGGCCTCATCGAGCGGACCCTGGAGTCGGCGCTGGCCACCGCGTCGCCGTTCGCCTACACCCACCGCATGTACCTGCCCGACCGCGCGACGATCCGCGTCTTCGAGTGCTACGGCGAGGTCGTCACCGACGCCACCGGCGCGCCGGAACGCGTCCTGGGCACGGCCCACGACATCACGGCCATGCGGCGCGCCCAGGACGAGCTGACCCGGCTGGCCGAGCGCGACCCGCTGACCGACCTGCCGAACCGGCGCGCCCTGCTCGCCCGCCTCGACCACCTGCTCGCCTCCGGCGACGGGCGCAGCGGCGCGCTGCTGCTGATCGACATCGACAACTTCAAGGACATCAACGACGTGCACGGGCACGCCGTCGGCGACGACGTGCTGCGCGTGCTGGCCCGCCTCCTCGTCCGGCACCTGCCGGCGGGCACCCTCCTGGGCCGCCTCGGCGGCGACGAGTTCGCGGTCGTGCTGCCCGAGGCCACGGCCGGCGGGGCCCTCGCCGTCGCCGAGGGCCTGTGCAACGCCGTCGTCCGCAGCCCCGTGCCGCTGGTCGACGCCGGCCTGCGGGTCACCCTGAGCATCGGGGCCGCGTCGCTGGCCCCCGGCGACACCCGCGACGTGGCGCTCGCCCACGCCGACCTCGCGCTCTACGAGGCGAAGAACGCCGGGCGCAACCGGGCCCGGCTCTACCTGCCCGAGCAGTACCGGCACGCCGTGCAGCGGGTCAACGTGGTGGCCCGGGTCCGCAACGCCCTCGACGAGCGCCGGATGCGCCTCGACGCCCAACCGATCATCGACCTGCTGACCGGCGAGGTGGTCAGCCACGAGCTGCTGATCCGGCTGCGCGACGGCCGGGAGCCGGAGCTGGCGCCGGGCGACTTCCTGCCCACGGTGGAGCGCGACGACCTCATCCGGGAGCTGGACCGGTGGGTGGTGGCCACCGCCACGGCGGCGCTGGCCGACCCGGCCGCCGCGGCGGCCGGGACCCGCTTCGACGTGAACATCTCCGCCCGGTCGCTGGAGTCGCCCGGCTTCGGCGACTGGGTGGTGGGGCGGCTGCGCGCGGCCGGCGTCGAGGCCCGCCGGCTGGGCCTGGAGGTCACGGAGACGGCGGCGATCACCAACGTCGCCGCCGTGCGCAACCTCGCCGGCACGCTGCGCGACGCCGGCTGCCGGCTGAGCCTGGACGACTTCGGGGCCGGCTTCGGCTCGTTCGCCTACCTCAAGCACCTGCCGTTCAGCACCGTCAAGATCGCCGGGGACTTCGTCCGGCAGGCCGACCGGGGCGGCGCCGACCCGGTGCTCATCGACGCGGTCGTGCGCGCCGCGCACGGGCTGGGCATGCGCACCGTCGCCGAGTCGGTCGACCGTGACGCGCTGGTGCCCGCGCTGCGCCGGCTGGGCGTCGACGCCGGCCAGGGCTACCACCTGGGCCGCCCCGTGCCCCTGGACGTCCTGCTCAACCGGGAGCCCGACGACCGTCCCGCCGTCGTGGACGCCCCGTCCCGCCGCCCCGACCACTGA
- a CDS encoding 3-oxoacyl-ACP synthase III family protein yields the protein MIDPTPPLSPARGRVGITAVGASLPGQAVPTAEVQRRLAEASGLTLPDGLLARMTGISSRRLAADGEYASTLAVRAARRALAAAGREPEEVDLLLFASATRDVAEPATAHIVQAELGSRAHALDVTNACNSFLNGIDLARSAILAGRARRALVVTGETPTRAMRWQVTDLDQARGAFAGYTFGDAGAAVLVEPVARGGIVDVDTETWSEHWTVGGIPGGGSRHPRGDEHTYFTGDGRALRDVFEKIGGDILHRVRGRTGLDWADYARVLVHQVTLPYLDRFVEVTGVPRDKLEITVGELGNLASATLGVQLARVDATLRPGDRVLFVGLGGGVSLMTMVWEKS from the coding sequence ATGATCGACCCCACACCACCACTGAGCCCGGCCCGGGGGCGGGTGGGCATCACCGCCGTCGGGGCCAGCCTCCCCGGGCAGGCCGTCCCCACCGCCGAGGTGCAGCGGCGGCTCGCCGAGGCCAGCGGGCTGACCCTGCCGGACGGCCTGCTCGCGCGAATGACCGGCATCTCCTCCCGCCGGCTCGCCGCCGACGGAGAGTATGCCTCCACCCTCGCCGTGCGCGCCGCCCGGCGGGCGCTCGCCGCCGCCGGCCGGGAACCCGAGGAGGTCGACCTGCTGCTGTTCGCCTCCGCCACCCGCGACGTCGCCGAGCCCGCCACGGCCCACATCGTGCAGGCCGAACTCGGCAGCCGCGCCCACGCCCTCGACGTCACCAACGCCTGCAACAGCTTCCTCAACGGCATCGACCTGGCCCGCTCGGCGATCCTCGCCGGCCGCGCCCGCCGCGCCCTGGTCGTGACGGGGGAGACCCCCACCCGGGCGATGCGCTGGCAGGTCACCGACCTCGACCAGGCCCGGGGCGCGTTCGCCGGCTACACCTTCGGCGACGCCGGGGCCGCCGTCCTCGTCGAGCCGGTCGCGCGCGGCGGGATCGTCGACGTCGACACCGAGACCTGGTCGGAGCACTGGACGGTCGGCGGCATCCCCGGCGGCGGGTCCCGCCACCCCCGCGGCGACGAACACACCTACTTCACCGGCGACGGCCGCGCCCTGCGCGACGTGTTCGAGAAGATCGGCGGCGACATCCTGCACCGGGTCCGGGGCCGCACCGGCCTCGACTGGGCCGACTACGCCCGGGTCCTCGTCCACCAGGTCACCCTGCCCTACCTCGACCGGTTCGTCGAGGTCACCGGCGTCCCCCGGGACAAGCTGGAGATCACCGTCGGCGAGCTGGGCAACCTGGCCAGCGCCACCCTCGGCGTGCAGCTCGCCCGCGTCGACGCCACGCTGCGCCCCGGCGACCGGGTGCTCTTCGTCGGCCTCGGCGGCGGCGTCAGCCTCATGACGATGGTCTGGGAGAAGTCGTGA
- a CDS encoding glycosyltransferase family A protein produces the protein MTGPGDGATALWVVVPAYNEVARVGGTLDALAAQTDRDFTLLVVDNGSTDGTRDAVRRFAVHAPVPTRLLREEQRGVGAAVDTGFRHAIAQGATLLARTDADCLPHPGWVAAARRALTGGAAMACGRIEARRDEHGPLGRAGFRCLVAAATTFGRLRPAHRGPGYRAPYRMHAGNNMAITAEAYLAAGGMPRRPSPTDREFLNRVRRHTDAIVHERTMVVENSTRRLRAYGLRRTAAWYLDRGSDRLSPDPR, from the coding sequence GTGACCGGCCCGGGGGACGGCGCGACCGCCCTGTGGGTGGTGGTGCCCGCGTACAACGAGGTCGCCCGCGTCGGCGGCACCCTCGACGCCCTCGCCGCGCAGACCGACCGGGACTTCACCCTGCTGGTGGTCGACAACGGCTCCACCGACGGCACCCGGGACGCGGTGCGCCGGTTCGCCGTGCACGCGCCGGTGCCGACCCGGCTGCTGCGCGAGGAGCAACGGGGCGTCGGCGCGGCCGTCGACACCGGCTTCCGGCACGCGATCGCGCAGGGCGCCACGTTGCTGGCCCGCACCGACGCCGACTGTCTGCCCCACCCCGGCTGGGTGGCCGCCGCCCGCCGCGCCCTCACCGGCGGGGCGGCCATGGCGTGCGGCCGGATCGAGGCCCGCCGCGACGAGCACGGCCCGCTGGGCCGGGCCGGGTTCCGCTGCCTGGTCGCCGCCGCCACCACCTTCGGCCGGCTGCGCCCCGCCCACCGCGGCCCCGGCTACCGGGCCCCCTACCGGATGCACGCGGGCAACAACATGGCGATCACCGCCGAGGCGTACCTCGCCGCCGGGGGCATGCCCCGCCGCCCGTCGCCGACCGACCGCGAGTTCCTCAACCGGGTACGCCGGCACACCGACGCCATCGTCCACGAGCGCACCATGGTGGTGGAGAACTCCACCCGGCGGCTGCGGGCGTACGGGCTGCGCCGGACCGCCGCCTGGTACCTGGACCGGGGCAGCGACCGGCTCTCCCCGGACCCGCGCTGA
- a CDS encoding NAD-dependent epimerase/dehydratase family protein: MDLHGAEVAVTGASGFCGAAVARAAAAAGARVRCLGRRPGPVGRHVPWDAARTAPDLAGADVVVHLAAAVGDPPPGRAAERAYRAVNVDGAARVLDAAAGRPLVWVSSASVYRPQGATLVTEDHPTDGQLSAYGRTKAEGERLALAAGAVVLRPRAVYGPGDPHLLPRLLRARRGGWLPVPGPDVRLSLTAVENLADACLAAPAWPGGAYNIADARPYSRDAVLRAVLAAVGEPARLAHLPAGVAHAAASAATAWSGLTRRPPPLTRYAVDQLARDMVLDLGRACAQGYRPRRDLADYLAAPDGPGRAARGTRGGRDRG, encoded by the coding sequence GTGGACCTCCACGGGGCCGAGGTGGCGGTCACCGGGGCGAGTGGCTTCTGCGGCGCCGCCGTGGCCCGCGCGGCGGCGGCCGCCGGGGCCCGGGTGCGCTGCCTCGGCCGCCGCCCCGGCCCGGTCGGCCGGCACGTCCCGTGGGACGCCGCCCGCACGGCCCCCGACCTCGCCGGGGCCGACGTGGTCGTGCACCTCGCCGCGGCGGTCGGTGACCCGCCGCCCGGCCGGGCCGCCGAACGCGCCTACCGGGCCGTCAACGTCGACGGGGCGGCCCGGGTGCTCGACGCCGCCGCCGGCCGCCCCCTGGTCTGGGTGAGCAGCGCCAGCGTCTACCGGCCGCAGGGCGCGACCCTGGTCACCGAGGACCACCCCACCGACGGGCAGCTCTCCGCGTACGGGCGCACCAAGGCCGAAGGCGAGCGCCTCGCCCTCGCCGCCGGCGCGGTCGTGCTGCGGCCCCGGGCGGTCTACGGCCCCGGCGACCCGCACCTGCTGCCCCGGCTGCTGCGGGCCCGCCGGGGCGGGTGGCTGCCGGTGCCCGGCCCCGACGTGCGGCTCAGCCTCACCGCCGTGGAGAACCTGGCCGACGCCTGCCTGGCCGCCCCCGCCTGGCCGGGCGGGGCGTACAACATCGCCGACGCCCGGCCGTACTCGCGCGACGCCGTGCTGCGCGCGGTGCTCGCCGCGGTCGGCGAGCCCGCGCGGCTGGCCCACCTGCCGGCCGGCGTGGCCCACGCCGCCGCGTCGGCGGCGACCGCGTGGTCGGGCCTCACCCGCCGCCCGCCGCCGCTGACCCGGTACGCCGTCGACCAGCTCGCCCGCGACATGGTGCTCGACCTCGGCCGGGCCTGCGCCCAGGGGTACCGGCCGCGCCGCGACCTCGCCGACTACCTGGCCGCGCCGGACGGACCAGGGCGGGCGGCGCGCGGGACACGCGGCGGCCGGGACCGTGGGTAG
- a CDS encoding cytochrome P450, which yields MAERPAADAAPVDAAPAGPGRPVGPGRSGRGRRRDRRVYLRRYPLLFGLLVATRHRPALRLGRTVLVHDPQAYLDALTRLPLDRAAAGTVGGTAHRLGADGLLFDQEGPAHRRLRRALHDGLGAAGVARLRPAWTAVLRRRLAPLAAGEPVDLVPVAAELAGVTTAALLGVDADPVALAAAARRAAATAAAAQLPGPRPPGRARAARRAVADLADLLGVSPEAAGLAGMLAVAAVNTTVSGLPRAVAWCADDRLWAAAADPAGREALVDELLRVTAPSPLLPRVAAAAGTAGGCPIRAGDRLLLVARHAAGAHRAGPDPADPAPTRTARLVFGAGPHSCPGARLARAQLADTLAALAPHRPVVTRARADGRAALPGWARLVIRAGA from the coding sequence GTGGCTGAGCGCCCCGCCGCCGACGCGGCCCCGGTCGACGCGGCCCCCGCCGGGCCCGGTCGGCCGGTCGGGCCCGGGCGGTCCGGCCGGGGCCGCCGCCGCGACCGCCGCGTCTACCTGCGGCGCTATCCGCTGCTGTTCGGCCTGCTCGTCGCCACCCGGCACCGGCCGGCGCTGCGGCTGGGCCGCACCGTGCTCGTGCACGACCCGCAGGCGTACCTCGACGCGCTGACCCGGCTGCCCCTGGACCGGGCCGCCGCCGGCACCGTCGGCGGGACCGCCCACCGGCTCGGCGCCGACGGGCTCCTGTTCGACCAGGAGGGCCCCGCGCACCGGCGGCTGCGCCGCGCCCTGCACGACGGGCTGGGGGCCGCCGGGGTGGCCCGGCTGCGCCCGGCCTGGACGGCGGTGCTGCGGCGGCGGCTCGCCCCGCTGGCCGCCGGGGAGCCGGTGGACCTGGTGCCGGTCGCCGCGGAACTGGCCGGCGTCACCACGGCGGCGCTGCTGGGCGTCGACGCCGACCCTGTCGCCCTGGCCGCCGCCGCCCGCCGCGCCGCCGCCACGGCCGCCGCCGCCCAGCTTCCCGGCCCGCGCCCGCCCGGCCGGGCCCGCGCCGCCCGCCGCGCCGTGGCCGACCTCGCCGACCTGCTCGGCGTGTCGCCGGAGGCCGCCGGCCTGGCCGGCATGCTCGCCGTCGCCGCCGTCAACACCACCGTCTCCGGCCTGCCCCGGGCGGTCGCCTGGTGCGCCGACGACCGGCTGTGGGCCGCCGCCGCCGACCCGGCCGGCCGGGAGGCCCTGGTCGACGAGTTGCTGCGGGTGACCGCGCCGAGCCCGCTGCTGCCCCGGGTCGCCGCGGCGGCGGGCACCGCCGGCGGCTGCCCCATCCGGGCCGGGGACCGGCTGCTGCTGGTCGCCCGGCACGCCGCCGGGGCACACCGCGCCGGGCCCGACCCGGCCGACCCGGCCCCGACCCGGACCGCGCGGCTGGTCTTCGGCGCCGGCCCGCACTCCTGCCCCGGGGCCCGGCTGGCCCGCGCGCAGCTCGCCGACACCCTCGCCGCGCTCGCCCCGCACCGGCCGGTCGTGACCCGGGCCCGCGCCGACGGGCGCGCCGCGCTGCCCGGCTGGGCGCGCCTGGTGATCCGGGCCGGCGCGTGA